Genomic DNA from Selenomonas sp. oral taxon 126:
ATGCGTGCGGCATCCACGGGGTTGACGAAGAGGACGCGCACACCTTCCGCGATGAGGTCACGGATCTCCTCAATCTGTCGGTCGGCATCGAGGGCGGGATCGCGCGAGATGAGGACATCGCCGTGGTTCTCGACCACAGTGCGGATTTCCTCGTCGATGATTTCGTAGAAGGGGTTGTTCGTCGTCATGTAGACCGCGCCGAACTTCGCGCGCCCTTCATTTTGACGCGCGGAGTGATCCGTGCGGGCGAACTGGGCGCACAGGAGTCCCGCGAGCAGCACAACGAGTGCAATCCCCCATCGCCATGACAGCCATTTCTGCATGATCCGCCCTCACCGCCCTCTCTGTCACAATCATCTCCACTGCTCCAATTATATACCAAAGGGACTGCCGCACGAAACATTTTTTGCTTCGTACGGCAGCCCCCCTAATATTCACTCTTATGCGAGCAGACCGATGGCATATCCAACAATGCCGATGGCGAACAGCCCGAGGATGATGATGAGCGGGTTGACGCCCTTACGCAGGAAATACATACATGCGAACGTCATGAGGAGCGGAACGATGCTCGGCATGAGGCTGTCGAGAATGCTCTGCAGCGTCGTGACGACGACCTCGCCCCGTGCGTTCACATATTCGGACAGGACAAGCGGCATATTGACCGTCGTCCACTTCGCAACGAGTGCGCCCATGACGAGGAGTCCGAGGACGGACGCCCCCTCCGTGAGGTAGCGCATCTTATTGCCGCCGATGTTGTCGACGAGCTCCGTGCCCTTCTCATAACCATACCGAACGCCGTACCAGTGCGTGAGGAGGCGCAGTGCGTTGAACGCGACGAAGAAGATGATCGGGCCGATGATGCTGCCCGTGAGTGCAATGCCCGCGCCGAGTGCGGCGAGAACGGGGCGCAGCGTCCCCCAGAAGATCGGGTCGCCGACGCCGGCAAGCGGTCCGATGAGACCGACCTTGACGCCGGAGAGGGTCTGCGGGCTGATGTCCGCACCGTTCGCACGCTTTTCCTCCATCGCGGCGATGATGCCCATGATCGACGCCGCGACGAACGGCTGCGTGTTGAAGAACTCGAGGTGTCGCTTGAGTGCCGCCTTCAGCTCGTCGCCCTGATAGAGCTTCTTGAGTGCGGGCATCAGCGCAACGCAGAACCCCATCGCCTGCATACGCTCAAAGTTGAACGATCCGAGCAGGAAGTTGGAGCGAACGAAGATCCAGAACAGATCTCTCTTGTTTAATGTCTTTTCCATTGCCCTGCCTCCTTACATCAGATCCGAATCATCGATGTCGTCCACGGGGTTGCCCGTACCGCCACCCGCACCAGCTGCCGCGATCTGCGACTCACGCTCAATTCCCTTGATGTGGAAGTACGCGCAGAGAAGGCCGACCGCGCCGAAGCCGATGAGGTTGAAGTCCGTGAAGACTGCGAGGAGGAAGCCGAGGAAGAAGTACGGCATGAGCGACTTTGCATTCATCATGTTGATGACCATCGCATAGCCGACGACGACGATGAAGCCGCCCGCGACCTGCAGACCGCGCGTCACGACCTCGGGAATCGAGTTCAGCATGGCACTGACGGTGTCCGTGCCCGCGATCAGCGCGACGAGTGCAGCAGGAACGGCGACGCGGATCGCCTGCAGCATCAGACCTGCGACATGACACATCTCGATGCCGAACATATTGCCATCCTCGGCAAATTTGTCCGCCAGATGCTGGAAGAAGACGGTGATCGTACGCACGAAGATCGTGAGCACCTGCCCTGCCGCTGCAAGCGGAACGGCAAGCGCAATGCCCGCCGTGATGTCCTGATGCCCGACGATGACGAGGATGGTCGCCACCACCGAGGCGAGTGCCGCATCCGGCGCCATTGCCGCGCCGACGTTCATCCAGCCGAGTGCCATCAGCTCGAGCGTGCCGCCGAGGATGATGCCGGTTGTGATGTCGCCGAGCACGAGTCCGACGAGCGTACAGGCGATCAGCGGACGATGAAACTGAGCCTCATCGAGCACGCTCGCCATGCCCGTAATCGCCGCAACGACGATGAGCATTACAAACTGTACTGTATCCATAAATCCAACCTCCCATTTCCTAGGGAATCGCTGATAAAATGAAGTCCGTCGAATTGGTACAGATTTTTTGTCCTGTCAAGGAGACAAACCGGACGCATAGCCAAAGCTATGTGGAGGATTTGTCGACAAAGACAGGGCGAAAAAGATGTGCTAAGACGGCGCGGCTGAATTTATCAGTGCTTCCCTAAAGAGTGTCCAATCCCCCCAATGGATTGGAGCCCTTCAAAGACCGTTATGCGAGCCCCTTTGCCTTCAGCGCTGCCATCACGTCGCCCTTCGGCTCGTTCCACAGCTTGCGAATCTCCACCTCGATCCCCATATCGAGGAGTTCCTTGATCGCCTTGACATCGTCCTCGTTGACCGCGACCGCCTGCGAGATCATTGTGTCGCCGTCCTTGAAGCACTTGCCGCCGAGGTTGACGGACTTGAACGGGATGCCGCCCTTCACCGCACGCACCACATCGGCGGGATTCGTGAAGAGGAAAAGCGTCTTGAACGAATCGTACTTCGGATCCTTGTACGCGGCAACAGCCTTGTCCACGGGAATGACGTACGCCTTGATGCCCGGCGGCGCGACCTGGATGAGCAGCTTCTTGCGCATCTCGTCCTGTGCGACATCATCGTTGACGCACATGATGCGGTTGCAGCCCGTCATCTTCGTCCAGACCGTTGCCACCTGTCCGTGAATCAGGCGGTCGTCAATGCGGCAAAATGCGATCTCCATGATAAATCCCCCTCTATTGCAGAACCCAATCATTACACTGGTTATATTGTATCAAAAAGAGAAATAATGTCATCTGAAGTCTGTCACATCTTTTCAGGTTTTTTTCATGACAAATGTCACGAAGTCATTCTTTTCTGCTCTTTTCCAAAATTTATGCTATAATGGACGCATAAAAGGGGGAGGATGCCATGCGGCTTACAGAACGAATCAACGCACATCTGCAACGTCTCAGCGATACGGACAAGTGCATCTGGCGGTATATCGAGGGCAACCGTGCGGCAGCAAGCCGCGCATCCATCCATGAACTCGCACGCGCGTGCGCCGTGTCGAGTGCCTCCGTCGTGCGTTTCGCGCAAAAGCTCGGCTTTGACGGGTTCGGCGAGATGAAGGCGGTCATGCGGATGGAGAAGACGGATCATCCCATCCCCGCAAATGATGTCAGAACCTCGCTCGGCAGCTTCTACGATCAGACATGGCGCACGCTCATGCGGCGCGACTACACGCGTGCAAGCCGCCTCATCCATGAGGCGCACCGCGTCTTTGCCTATGCCTCGGGTTATGTCCAGACGAACGTCATGCAGGAGATGAAACGCCTCTTTGTCTATGACAACATTTTCATCTACGAGATTGCGGGACGTGAGGAGTTCTACTCCGTTTACCAGACGGCGGGAAAGGACGACCTCTTCATCTTCATCTCGCTCTCGGGCGAATCCGAGCGTGCCGTGGAGTTCGCCGACCATCTCTGCCTCAAGGGTGTGCCCATCCTCTCCATCACTGAGATGCGGCACAATGCACTCGCCTCCCGCTCCACAGAGAATCTCTACGTCATGCCCGCAGAGTTTGCCCTGCCGGAAAATGAGGCGCGCCTCCAGTTCAAATCCATGCTCGCGTATTTTCTCCTGCTCGAGATCTGGTATGTGCATTACAGGCTTTATGTGCAGGAGCGGGAGAAGTAACAATCTCTGTCGGAAGAAAACATGTGACCGCCACAGACGCCCCTTCCACCGCTTCGCGGTCCCCCTCCCCCGTGTCGAGCGGTCAACGTCAACCAATCACACTTCGCTAACGCTTGTGTTCTTGGGACGTTTTCCCATACGACCTGTTGCCCAATCAGCTGCGTCCTTTCGGACTTGCTTCTTGGACAGGTCAGCAACGGGGGAGGCTTTGCATTATGGCATATTAGCTTCCCCCGTCCGAGACGGGGGAAGTGGCGAGCATAGCGAGCCGATAGGGGCGCCCCATCCCTGTAACAAATTTCATCCTATGTACCACGGTACAGTCTCCGTACATCCCTCCCGAATGCCGCGAACCTATTGCGTTCGCGGCATTTTTGCGCTATCTTTGGGACAGTGGATTTCATATTTCTTTCAGTTTCATTCTCGGGAGGCGCAGAGCTTCCCCGCCGTAGGGGTTTGGTTTTGGGATAAGGAGGAACGCACATGGCACTCAGTAAGGATGTCATCATGCAAAACATGCAGCGGTTTGGCGGCGCAATGTATACGCCCGTCATCCTGTTTGCATTCTTCGGTCTGACGGTGGCAGTGTCCATCGTCTGCAAGAACGAGGGACTGCTCGGCAGCATCGCCGCGCAGGGCACGCTCTGGTACGATTTCTGGTTTGTCGTCGAACAGGGCGCATGGACTGTGTTCGCGCAGATGCCCATTCTCTTCGCGATTGCCGTTCCCATCGGCTTTGCGAAAAAAGAGCCTGCACGCTGTGCGATGGAATCGTTCGTCATCTACATGCTCTTCAACTACTTCATCTCCGCATTCCTCACGCTCCACGGCAGCGCGTTCGGTGTGGACTACAGCCAGCCGGCAGGTCCCGGCACGGGGCTTGCGATGATCGCGAACATCAAGACGCTCGACATGGGCATGCTCGGCGCGATCTTCATCGCCTGCTGCACGGCGTTCCTGCACAACCACTTCTATGACACGAACATCCCCGACTGGCTCGGCATCTTCAAGGGTCCCGCGTTCGTCGTCGCAATCGGCTTCGTCGTCATGATTCCGATGGCGCTCCTCTTCTGCATTGTCTGGCCGGCCGTACAGCACGCCATTGAGCAGTTCCAGTTCTTCCTCAAGACCAGCGGCATCCTCGGTGTCTGGGCATACACCTTCTCGGAGAAAATGCTCCTGCCGGCAGGTCTGCATCACTTCATCTATCTCCCGTTCATGTTCGGTCCTGCGGTTGTCGACGGCGGCATCCAGGCGTATTGGCTCGGACACATCAACGACTTTATGGTCAGCGGACAGTCGCTCCGTGAGCTCTTCCCCGAGGGCGGCTTTGCCCTCCACGGCAGCGGCAAGGTCTTCGGTCTGCCGGGCGCAGCACTCGCGATCTACATGTGTGCAAAGCCCGAAAAGCGCAAGAAGACAGCGGCGCTCCTCATCCCCGCGACGATCACGGCAGTGCTCTGCGGCATCACAGAGCCGATCGAGTTCACCTTCCTCTTTGTCGCACCGCTTCTCTATCTCCTGCACGCACTGCTCTCGGCAACACTCTCCGCAACGCTCTATGCGATCGGTCTCTCGGGCAACTTCGGCGGCGGTCTCATCGACTGCTTCGTTCAGAACTGGATTCCCCTCTTCCCGTATCACTATGCGACATACCTCACGCAGATCGGCGTCGGTCTCTGCTTCACCGCCATCTACTTCTTCGTCTTCCGCTGGGTCATCCTGCTCAAGGACTACAAGACCCCGGGACGCACGGATGACGATGTGGAGGACAAGCTCTTCACCAAGGCGGACTACAAGGCAAAACAGGCTGGTGCGGCCGGCGCTGCGGGCGCTGCTCCCGGCATGAAGCTCGATGAGCGTGACCTGAAGGCGCGCGCCTTCCTCGACGGACTCGGCGGCGCTGCAAACATCAAGGATGTAACGAACTGCGCAACGCGTCTGCGCGTCACGGTCAACGATCCCGAGAAGGTTGCTCCCTCTGCGGCATTTACGAATGCGGGCGCACACGGGCTTGTCCGCAACGGTCACGCATTCCAGGTCATCGTTGGGCTCTCCGTTCCGCAGATTCGCGAGCGCTTCGAGGCGCTCATGACTGCACCCGCCTCCGATGTGGACGAGGTCGCGGTTGGCACGGAGAAATCCTTTGCCGTCACGGCAGTCACGACGGGTCATGTCATCGACATGAGCGAGGTCAAGGACGAGATGTTCTCGCAGAAGATGATGGGCGACGGCGTTGCAGTCGAGCCGACCGAGGGCGTTGTGGTCGCTCCTGCGGATGCCGAGGTCACGATGGTCATGGAGGACAGCCGCCATGCGGTCGGTCTCCGCATGGACAACGGTGCGGAACTCCTCATCCACATCGGTGTGGACACGGTGAAACTCGAGGGCAAAGGCTTTGAACTCCTCGTCAAGATGGGCGAGAGCGTGAAGGCGGGTGCGCCGCTCGTGAAGTTCGACCGCGATGTGATTCATGCGGCGGGCTATCAGGACACGGTCATCATGGCGGTCACGAACTCCGCCGAGTACCCGCTCATGAAGAAGACGACGGGCATGGATGCCAAGGCGGGCGAAACCCCTGTGCTGACGTTCTAAGAAAGGAACACCGATGAAAGCAACGAAATGGTGGCAGAACACCGCTGTCTACCAAATCTATCCGAAGAGCTTCAACGATACCACGGGCAGCGGCACGGGCGACCTGCGCGGCATCACCGAGAAGCTCGACTATCTGAAGGATCTCGGCGCGGGTGCGCTCTGGCTCACGCCCGTCTATCCCTCGCCCATGGTCGACAACGGCTACGAC
This window encodes:
- a CDS encoding PTS system mannose/fructose/sorbose family transporter subunit IID codes for the protein MEKTLNKRDLFWIFVRSNFLLGSFNFERMQAMGFCVALMPALKKLYQGDELKAALKRHLEFFNTQPFVAASIMGIIAAMEEKRANGADISPQTLSGVKVGLIGPLAGVGDPIFWGTLRPVLAALGAGIALTGSIIGPIIFFVAFNALRLLTHWYGVRYGYEKGTELVDNIGGNKMRYLTEGASVLGLLVMGALVAKWTTVNMPLVLSEYVNARGEVVVTTLQSILDSLMPSIVPLLMTFACMYFLRKGVNPLIIILGLFAIGIVGYAIGLLA
- a CDS encoding PTS mannose/fructose/sorbose transporter subunit IIC; translation: MDTVQFVMLIVVAAITGMASVLDEAQFHRPLIACTLVGLVLGDITTGIILGGTLELMALGWMNVGAAMAPDAALASVVATILVIVGHQDITAGIALAVPLAAAGQVLTIFVRTITVFFQHLADKFAEDGNMFGIEMCHVAGLMLQAIRVAVPAALVALIAGTDTVSAMLNSIPEVVTRGLQVAGGFIVVVGYAMVINMMNAKSLMPYFFLGFLLAVFTDFNLIGFGAVGLLCAYFHIKGIERESQIAAAGAGGGTGNPVDDIDDSDLM
- a CDS encoding secretion protein HlyD; translated protein: MKSVELVQIFCPVKETNRTHSQSYVEDLSTKTGRKRCAKTARLNLSVLP
- a CDS encoding PTS system mannose/fructose/N-acetylgalactosamine-transporter subunit IIB: MEIAFCRIDDRLIHGQVATVWTKMTGCNRIMCVNDDVAQDEMRKKLLIQVAPPGIKAYVIPVDKAVAAYKDPKYDSFKTLFLFTNPADVVRAVKGGIPFKSVNLGGKCFKDGDTMISQAVAVNEDDVKAIKELLDMGIEVEIRKLWNEPKGDVMAALKAKGLA
- a CDS encoding MurR/RpiR family transcriptional regulator — translated: MRLTERINAHLQRLSDTDKCIWRYIEGNRAAASRASIHELARACAVSSASVVRFAQKLGFDGFGEMKAVMRMEKTDHPIPANDVRTSLGSFYDQTWRTLMRRDYTRASRLIHEAHRVFAYASGYVQTNVMQEMKRLFVYDNIFIYEIAGREEFYSVYQTAGKDDLFIFISLSGESERAVEFADHLCLKGVPILSITEMRHNALASRSTENLYVMPAEFALPENEARLQFKSMLAYFLLLEIWYVHYRLYVQEREK
- a CDS encoding alpha-glucoside-specific PTS transporter subunit IIBC; the encoded protein is MALSKDVIMQNMQRFGGAMYTPVILFAFFGLTVAVSIVCKNEGLLGSIAAQGTLWYDFWFVVEQGAWTVFAQMPILFAIAVPIGFAKKEPARCAMESFVIYMLFNYFISAFLTLHGSAFGVDYSQPAGPGTGLAMIANIKTLDMGMLGAIFIACCTAFLHNHFYDTNIPDWLGIFKGPAFVVAIGFVVMIPMALLFCIVWPAVQHAIEQFQFFLKTSGILGVWAYTFSEKMLLPAGLHHFIYLPFMFGPAVVDGGIQAYWLGHINDFMVSGQSLRELFPEGGFALHGSGKVFGLPGAALAIYMCAKPEKRKKTAALLIPATITAVLCGITEPIEFTFLFVAPLLYLLHALLSATLSATLYAIGLSGNFGGGLIDCFVQNWIPLFPYHYATYLTQIGVGLCFTAIYFFVFRWVILLKDYKTPGRTDDDVEDKLFTKADYKAKQAGAAGAAGAAPGMKLDERDLKARAFLDGLGGAANIKDVTNCATRLRVTVNDPEKVAPSAAFTNAGAHGLVRNGHAFQVIVGLSVPQIRERFEALMTAPASDVDEVAVGTEKSFAVTAVTTGHVIDMSEVKDEMFSQKMMGDGVAVEPTEGVVVAPADAEVTMVMEDSRHAVGLRMDNGAELLIHIGVDTVKLEGKGFELLVKMGESVKAGAPLVKFDRDVIHAAGYQDTVIMAVTNSAEYPLMKKTTGMDAKAGETPVLTF